The Nocardia vinacea genome contains the following window.
GAGCGGGTCCCGGAACCCCGGGGGCAGAGCCCCGAACGCCTGGGCGCGACGCCCAGATCCGGGAACGATTCGCGGACGAATGCCTCATCGCCTCCTATGTCGACGCGACGATGAAACGCTGCCTGGAAGCAGGCTATGTTCGACGCGGGCCCTGTCGGCCGACCGTCGCTCGGCACCTTGACGGCGGGCGGACTTGCGCGACGGCGTCGAGATCGAGATCGAGATCGAGATCGAGATCGAGATCGAAGGCATCGGCAGAGCCCGGCAACGGTGTCACGACGCCGGGTAGGCTCACTGTCGATGGCAAATCTGCGCGCGTCGAGCGGGATCGTGTCCGCCGGGGCGACTCTCGGTGTCGCCGAGCTGATTTCGGTCCCGATCGGACCGAATAGCGCGCCGTTCAACGCTTTCGGCTCCATTGTCATCGATTCCACGCCGCAGAATCTTCGTGAATGGGTCATCGGCACCTTCGGGACCAACGACAAGCTCTTGCTGTACGCGGCGATGTTCCTGGTGGCGATCGGCGTCGCCGCTCTCGCCGGGTTGCTCGAGCGGACCACCCGGCCACTCGGGTCGGCGCTGTTCGTCGCCTTCGGCATCGCAGGCGTGATAGCAGCATGCACCCGGGCGAACGCGTCATGGACCTACGCCCTGCCGACGCTGCTCGGCAGCGTTGTCGGATTGTTCGCGCTGCGGATGCTGATCCGACGCGTCGACGCCGTCCCGCCCGCGAAACTCCGGCAGGCATCGCGCGAAAAGAGCTCTGCCGCTACCGAATCGGCCACCGCTGCGCCCTCGTCGGAGCAGCTGGCACGGCGCCGACTCCTCGGCGGAGTGGTCGGTGTCGGAGTGCTCGCGCTGGTGACCGGATTGACCGGACGACAACTCGCCGTGCGCGCCAACGACGTGTCCGCAAATCGGGCGGCGGTCCGCCTGCCCGCGCCGGCCGAGCCAGCGGCGTCCGTTCCAGCCGCTGCCGAGCTGCGGGTTTCCGGGCTGACACCATTCATCACCTCGAATTCCAGCTTCTACCGGATCGATACCGCGTTGACCGTGCCGCAGCTCTCGACCGACGACTGGAACTTGCACATCCACGGCATGGTCGATCGCGAGGTCACCCTCTCCTACGCCGATCTGGCCGAACGCACGCCGATCGAGCGGATATTCACCTTGACCTGCGTGTCGAATCCCGTCGGCGGCGACCTGACCGGTAACGCGCGCTGGCTCGGCTATCGGGTCGCCGATCTGCTCGCGGAGGCAGGTGTGCGCTCGGGCGCCGATATGGTTCTGTCCACCAGCACCGACGACTTCACCGCAGGAACGCCGCTGACGGCGCTGACCGACGGCCGTGATGCGCTGCTGGCGATCGGCATGAACGGCGAACCGTTGCCCGTACCCCACGGCTATCCGGTCCGCCTCGTCGTCCCCGGGCTCTACGGGTACCTCTCGGCAACCAAATGGGTGATCGATCTCGAGGTGACCAGATTCGATCGGGCGCGCGGTTATTGGGCTCGGCGCGGCTGGTCGACCCAAGGGCCGATCAAGACCGAAGCCAGAATCGATACGCCGAAATCATCGACGAAACTATCGGCCGGCCCGGTCGCGATCGCGGGCATCGCCTGGGCCCAGCGTCGAGGTGTGACAGCCGTCGAGGTCCAGGTGGACAACGAGGATTGGCAGCCCGCGCAACTGTCCGAGGAGTACTCGATCGACACGTGGCGGCAATGGGTTTATCAGTGGAACGCGACGCCGGGTCCACACACTGTGCGCGCCCGCGCGACCGACGGTACCGGTGCCGTACAGACCGCGGAGAGCAAGGACGTAGTCCCAGACGGTGCGTCCGGCTATCCGTCGGTGTCCGTGCGGGTCGGGTAGCGGCCCGAGGCCAGCCCGCCGACTACCGCCTTCGCAGACCGACACCGGCCAGAAAAATGCCGACGACGACCACGATCAGGCCGATGACGACCCAAATCGCCTGCCCGTTCATGCCACCGGTCTGCCCCAGCAGGTTCAGCCCTTGCAGCGTCCACAGACCACCCATCAACACGAGCAGTATCCCGATGATCAACCACACCCAGCGCATCGCCGCTCCTCAGCTTCGGTCGCAAGCAACCTGGAACATCCATCGTGCCACGGAAGTAGCTGCCGCCGTGCCGCAGCCAATCATCGGTGGGATGTAGCCGCGAGACAGGACAAGCGGCCCGTCCGGCCGCGGCACCCGC
Protein-coding sequences here:
- a CDS encoding molybdopterin-dependent oxidoreductase; protein product: MANLRASSGIVSAGATLGVAELISVPIGPNSAPFNAFGSIVIDSTPQNLREWVIGTFGTNDKLLLYAAMFLVAIGVAALAGLLERTTRPLGSALFVAFGIAGVIAACTRANASWTYALPTLLGSVVGLFALRMLIRRVDAVPPAKLRQASREKSSAATESATAAPSSEQLARRRLLGGVVGVGVLALVTGLTGRQLAVRANDVSANRAAVRLPAPAEPAASVPAAAELRVSGLTPFITSNSSFYRIDTALTVPQLSTDDWNLHIHGMVDREVTLSYADLAERTPIERIFTLTCVSNPVGGDLTGNARWLGYRVADLLAEAGVRSGADMVLSTSTDDFTAGTPLTALTDGRDALLAIGMNGEPLPVPHGYPVRLVVPGLYGYLSATKWVIDLEVTRFDRARGYWARRGWSTQGPIKTEARIDTPKSSTKLSAGPVAIAGIAWAQRRGVTAVEVQVDNEDWQPAQLSEEYSIDTWRQWVYQWNATPGPHTVRARATDGTGAVQTAESKDVVPDGASGYPSVSVRVG